In Amycolatopsis jiangsuensis, the following proteins share a genomic window:
- a CDS encoding RidA family protein → MTVHRRIRPFNTRDTYPEQNLDNDLCQAVVAGGTVYVRGQIGQDLDTSESVGIGDARAQAEQAMANIAMLLEEAGSRMEHLVKLTIYLVDPRYREAVYRVVGRWTKGVYPISTGVVVSALARPEWLCEIDAIAVLPEEEK, encoded by the coding sequence GTGACCGTGCACCGTCGCATCCGCCCGTTCAACACGCGCGACACCTATCCCGAGCAGAACCTCGACAACGACCTGTGCCAGGCCGTCGTCGCGGGCGGCACGGTCTACGTCCGCGGGCAGATCGGCCAGGATCTCGACACCAGCGAATCGGTCGGCATCGGCGACGCCCGAGCGCAGGCGGAACAGGCGATGGCCAACATCGCGATGCTGCTGGAGGAAGCCGGCAGCCGGATGGAGCACCTGGTCAAGCTCACCATCTACCTCGTCGATCCGCGCTACCGCGAGGCGGTCTACCGCGTCGTCGGGCGCTGGACCAAGGGCGTGTACCCGATTTCGACAGGCGTGGTGGTGTCCGCGCTCGCCCGTCCGGAGTGGCTGTGCGAGATCGACGCGATCGCCGTGCTCCCGGAGGAGGAGAAGTGA
- a CDS encoding MFS transporter, producing MTAAEPVPAGKHGEPAADPATLRRSVAAGAVGVFVHWFDWAAYAYLAGTIASVFFPEGDDTAGLLAVFGVFAVSFGIRPLGALVFGPLGDRIGRKRTLSVVIFVMSGATLVIGLLPGYSQIGIAAPLLLVFLRLLQGFAAGGEFGSAASFLAEYAPRRRRGFGVSWLEVGSLLGFLAGSFVFLLLSVGLTGEQLSSWGWRIPFLIAAPLGIIGFVIRSKIEDTPEYRTLEATGNVARSPVRELFRANRKQLLQAAGLMTMMHVPFYAVLTYLVTYETDYLGHSAGSAAALSTVISLVGLVLVPSFGRLSDRVGRRPVLIGAGIALFVLATPAYLLMRTGLVGTWIGGLVLGAVLAAILGTYAVWSAEIFPTRTRQGGLSIAYNLTAALFAGTVPYLMTVLISATGSSLVPGPYLMVAAVIGLIAAFSLHETAGTPLLRAEDLPDSRVASPAAPDPR from the coding sequence ATGACCGCCGCTGAACCCGTTCCCGCCGGAAAGCACGGGGAGCCGGCCGCCGATCCCGCGACGCTGCGCCGGAGCGTGGCCGCGGGCGCCGTCGGAGTCTTCGTGCACTGGTTCGACTGGGCCGCCTACGCCTACCTCGCCGGCACCATCGCCTCGGTCTTCTTCCCCGAGGGCGACGACACCGCAGGCCTGCTCGCCGTGTTCGGGGTGTTCGCGGTGTCGTTCGGGATCCGCCCGCTCGGCGCGCTGGTGTTCGGCCCGCTGGGCGACCGGATCGGGCGCAAGCGCACGCTGTCGGTCGTCATTTTCGTGATGTCCGGCGCGACGCTGGTCATCGGCCTGCTGCCGGGCTACTCGCAGATCGGCATCGCCGCCCCGCTGCTGCTGGTCTTCCTGCGGCTGCTGCAGGGTTTCGCGGCGGGCGGCGAATTCGGCAGCGCGGCGAGCTTCCTCGCCGAGTACGCGCCACGCCGGCGCCGCGGGTTCGGCGTCAGCTGGCTCGAAGTCGGGTCCCTGCTGGGTTTCCTCGCCGGATCGTTCGTGTTCCTGCTGCTGTCGGTCGGCCTCACCGGCGAGCAGCTGAGCTCATGGGGCTGGCGCATCCCGTTCCTGATCGCCGCCCCGCTGGGCATCATCGGGTTCGTCATCCGCAGCAAGATCGAGGACACCCCCGAGTACCGCACCCTCGAAGCGACCGGCAACGTGGCCCGCAGCCCGGTGCGGGAACTGTTCCGCGCCAACCGCAAGCAGCTGCTGCAGGCGGCCGGGCTGATGACCATGATGCACGTGCCGTTCTACGCCGTGCTCACCTACCTGGTCACCTACGAGACCGACTACCTCGGGCACTCCGCCGGCAGCGCGGCGGCCCTGTCCACGGTCATCTCCCTGGTCGGTCTCGTGCTCGTCCCGTCGTTCGGCAGGCTGTCGGACCGGGTCGGCAGACGGCCGGTGCTGATCGGAGCCGGGATCGCGCTGTTCGTCCTCGCCACGCCCGCGTACCTGCTGATGCGCACCGGTCTCGTCGGGACGTGGATCGGCGGGCTGGTGCTCGGTGCGGTGCTCGCGGCGATCCTGGGCACGTACGCGGTGTGGTCTGCGGAGATCTTCCCGACCCGGACCCGCCAGGGCGGGCTGTCCATCGCCTACAACCTCACCGCCGCGCTGTTCGCCGGCACCGTGCCCTACCTGATGACGGTGCTCATCTCGGCCACCGGCAGCTCACTGGTGCCCGGGCCGTACCTGATGGTCGCCGCCGTGATCGGGCTGATCGCCGCGTTCTCGCTGCACGAGACGGCGGGAACCCCGTTGCTGCGGGCCGAAGATCTCCCCGATTCCCGGGTCGCGTCCCCAGCGGCGCCGGACCCCCGCTGA
- a CDS encoding hydantoinase/oxoprolinase family protein: protein MEHPSRSSSGWLVAADIGGTFTDVIALGPDARIVPVKTLSTPPDFGTGVLDGAVDALRLAEAEPTDVTGVLHATTVATNAILERRGAKTAVVTTAGFRDVLEIGRLRRPALYDLSWRKPEPLARRRDRHELAQRISADGSVPIPVDEGELRRLARQLSGDGIEAVAVCLVNSPLVPDEERAVADALRALLPGVYVSASVDISPEMGEFERTSTAVVNSYVGPVVHSYVTDLGAGLRRRGISAPFSIMQSSGGLLDARSVAGKPVQIIESGPAAGVIAVQKLARLLGLDNVVAFDMGGTTAKASLIEHGRPFVAGDYEVGGGMNRTRAMGKGAGYTIRVPSIDIAEVGAGGGSVITVDTAGAVHVGPQSAGSRPGPACYGQGGDSPTLTDANVVLGYLNAEAIAGGRVAISPALARKALEPVAGEIGKDVLGAARGAYEIAVSNMTSAVKAVTSERGRDPRDSVMVAFGGAGPLYAAELARELGIGKVVVPVHTGLFSSLGLLVADTEYQAAAPYQPEMRDLAVLAGQFDVLREQVRAGLAPARTEAITFERSMDLRYRGQRFELRIPLPDGPVDERSLVATFARFHEEHLRTYGRASGDELVEVANLRMRGVVPNPVRIDRALALPPDEGRSPSSRVCRFATDVTTPVIRRTQLDAEPKPGPLVVEDMDSTTLVPPGARARLDTHHNIVITWNDSEVPE, encoded by the coding sequence ATGGAGCACCCTTCACGCAGCTCTTCCGGCTGGCTGGTGGCCGCCGACATCGGGGGCACCTTCACCGACGTCATCGCGCTGGGCCCGGACGCCCGGATCGTGCCGGTGAAAACCCTGTCCACTCCGCCGGATTTCGGGACCGGCGTGCTCGACGGCGCGGTGGACGCCCTGCGGCTGGCCGAGGCCGAGCCCACCGACGTCACCGGGGTCCTGCACGCCACCACCGTGGCGACGAACGCCATCCTCGAGCGCCGTGGCGCGAAAACCGCGGTGGTCACCACCGCCGGGTTCCGGGACGTCCTCGAGATCGGACGCCTCCGCCGTCCGGCGCTCTACGACCTGTCCTGGCGCAAACCCGAGCCGCTGGCGCGACGGCGGGACCGGCACGAGCTGGCGCAGCGGATCTCCGCGGACGGCTCGGTGCCCATCCCGGTCGACGAGGGCGAGCTGCGGCGGCTGGCCCGGCAGCTGTCCGGGGACGGAATCGAAGCGGTCGCGGTCTGCCTGGTCAATTCCCCTCTGGTACCCGACGAGGAACGCGCGGTGGCGGACGCCCTGCGTGCCCTGCTGCCGGGGGTGTACGTCTCCGCGTCAGTGGACATCTCCCCGGAGATGGGGGAGTTCGAGCGCACCAGCACCGCGGTGGTCAACTCCTATGTCGGACCCGTCGTGCACAGCTATGTGACCGACCTCGGTGCAGGCCTGCGGCGACGGGGGATCTCCGCGCCGTTCTCCATCATGCAGTCCTCCGGCGGCCTGCTCGACGCCCGGTCGGTCGCCGGGAAGCCCGTGCAGATCATCGAATCCGGCCCGGCCGCGGGGGTGATCGCGGTGCAGAAGCTCGCGCGGCTGCTGGGCCTCGACAACGTCGTGGCCTTCGACATGGGCGGGACGACCGCGAAGGCGTCGCTGATCGAGCACGGCAGGCCGTTCGTGGCCGGCGATTACGAGGTCGGCGGAGGCATGAACCGCACGCGTGCCATGGGAAAGGGCGCCGGGTACACGATCCGCGTCCCCTCCATCGACATCGCCGAGGTCGGCGCCGGCGGCGGGAGCGTCATCACCGTCGACACCGCCGGCGCGGTGCACGTCGGCCCGCAGAGCGCGGGGTCGCGGCCCGGGCCCGCGTGCTACGGGCAGGGCGGCGACAGTCCGACGCTCACCGATGCGAACGTCGTGCTCGGCTACCTGAACGCCGAGGCGATCGCCGGGGGCCGCGTCGCGATTTCCCCGGCGCTGGCCCGGAAAGCGCTTGAACCGGTGGCCGGCGAGATCGGCAAGGACGTGCTCGGCGCGGCCCGCGGCGCCTACGAGATCGCGGTGTCGAACATGACCTCGGCGGTGAAAGCGGTCACGAGCGAGCGCGGCCGCGACCCGCGCGACTCGGTGATGGTCGCCTTCGGCGGCGCCGGTCCGCTCTACGCCGCCGAACTCGCCAGGGAACTCGGGATCGGCAAGGTCGTCGTGCCGGTCCACACCGGACTCTTCAGCAGCCTGGGTCTGCTGGTGGCCGACACCGAATACCAGGCGGCCGCCCCCTACCAGCCGGAAATGCGCGACCTGGCGGTGCTCGCCGGGCAGTTCGACGTGCTGCGCGAGCAGGTGCGCGCCGGGCTGGCGCCGGCGCGCACGGAGGCGATCACCTTCGAGCGATCCATGGACCTCCGCTACCGGGGCCAGCGGTTCGAGCTGCGCATCCCGCTGCCCGACGGACCGGTGGACGAGCGATCGCTGGTGGCGACGTTCGCGCGTTTCCACGAGGAGCACCTCCGGACCTACGGCCGCGCGAGCGGGGACGAGCTGGTGGAGGTGGCCAACCTGCGGATGCGGGGAGTCGTGCCCAATCCCGTGCGGATCGACCGGGCACTGGCGCTGCCGCCCGATGAGGGCCGGTCACCGAGCTCGCGGGTCTGCCGTTTCGCCACGGACGTCACGACGCCGGTCATCCGGCGCACGCAGCTGGACGCCGAGCCGAAGCCGGGTCCGCTGGTGGTCGAGGACATGGATTCGACGACTCTGGTCCCGCCTGGTGCGCGAGCCCGCCTCGACACCCACCACAACATCGTCATCACCTGGAACGACAGCGAGGTGCCCGAGTGA
- a CDS encoding M20 family metallopeptidase translates to MTALKNAARAAIDRHADELIRLSERLHADPETAWEEHRAAASVPELLDRAGFAVTSAHLGLDTAFHASFGSGPTKIALCAEYDALPGLGHACGHNLIAAGSVGAALGLAAVADDAGITVEVYGTPAEEGGGGKIELLDRGAFAGVDLAMMAHPAPVDVAEARPFAVSHSRISYTGKSAHAAAYPEAGINAADAFTVAQVAIGLLRQQLPASARVHGIVTNAGDAPNAIPEHAEGRWYVRAETLTELAEVEPRVLRAFEAGALATGCELTVEPESKPYAEFRADEAALAAYRDNALRLGREFADDAAASRMNRASTDMGNVSQVVPAIHPYIGIGSLPAINHQREFAAHCVGGTAQRALLDSAIALAWTGVDRAGVPREPARGGQS, encoded by the coding sequence ATGACAGCGTTGAAGAACGCGGCCCGCGCGGCGATCGACCGGCACGCCGACGAGTTGATCCGGCTGTCCGAACGCCTGCACGCCGACCCTGAGACAGCGTGGGAAGAACACCGTGCGGCAGCTTCGGTACCCGAGCTGCTCGACCGCGCCGGCTTCGCCGTCACCTCGGCTCACCTCGGGCTCGACACCGCTTTCCACGCGAGTTTCGGCAGTGGTCCCACGAAGATCGCGCTGTGCGCCGAGTACGACGCGCTGCCCGGCCTCGGCCATGCGTGCGGACACAACCTCATCGCGGCCGGTTCCGTCGGCGCGGCACTCGGGCTGGCCGCGGTCGCCGACGACGCCGGAATCACCGTCGAGGTCTACGGCACCCCCGCGGAAGAGGGCGGCGGCGGGAAGATCGAGCTGCTCGACCGCGGCGCGTTCGCCGGGGTGGACCTGGCGATGATGGCGCATCCGGCACCGGTGGACGTGGCCGAGGCCCGGCCGTTCGCCGTCAGCCACTCACGGATCTCCTACACCGGTAAGTCCGCGCACGCCGCCGCCTACCCCGAAGCCGGGATCAACGCCGCCGACGCGTTCACCGTCGCCCAGGTCGCCATCGGGCTGCTGCGCCAGCAGCTGCCCGCCTCCGCCCGGGTGCACGGCATCGTGACGAACGCCGGAGACGCGCCGAACGCCATTCCCGAACACGCCGAGGGCCGCTGGTACGTCCGCGCCGAAACGCTCACCGAGCTGGCCGAGGTGGAACCACGCGTGCTGCGGGCGTTCGAAGCCGGGGCACTGGCCACCGGCTGCGAGCTGACGGTGGAGCCGGAAAGCAAGCCCTACGCGGAGTTCCGCGCGGACGAAGCGGCGCTGGCGGCCTACCGTGACAACGCGCTGCGGCTGGGTCGCGAGTTCGCGGATGACGCCGCGGCGTCCCGGATGAACCGCGCGTCCACCGACATGGGCAACGTTTCCCAAGTGGTGCCCGCCATCCACCCCTACATCGGCATCGGATCCCTGCCGGCGATCAATCACCAGCGCGAGTTCGCCGCGCACTGCGTCGGCGGCACCGCGCAACGCGCCCTGCTCGACAGCGCGATCGCCTTGGCGTGGACCGGTGTGGACCGCGCCGGCGTACCGCGGGAGCCGGCCCGAGGAGGACAGTCATGA
- a CDS encoding flavin-containing monooxygenase: MSSHEVDAVVVGGGQAGLAMSEHLSDCGVPHVVLERDRIAQRWRTGRWDSLVANGPAWHDRFPGMEFPGLAPGAFPSKEQVADYFEAYAEKIAAPVRTGVEVTAVRRHEGRPGFRVETTDGPIDSRYVVAATGPFQRPVIPPIVPAGAGPEQIHSSAYRNPAQLPEGAVLVVGAGSSGVQIAEELRRSGRRVYLSVGPHERPPRSYRDRDFCWWLGVLGKWDAETPPAGAEHVTIAVSGARGGHTVDFRALAGLGIELVGMTASGEGGVLRFAPDLADHLARGDASYLALLDEADAYVTRNGLDLPEEPGARVLGPDPACVTDPIRELDLAAAGVTSIVWATGFAVDYGWLPSGALDERGRPVHRRGVSAEPGVYFLGLPWLARRGSSFIWGVWHDAKFVADHIATQRGYLRHGGVQSA, from the coding sequence ATGTCAAGCCACGAGGTGGACGCCGTCGTCGTCGGCGGGGGCCAGGCCGGGCTGGCGATGAGCGAGCACCTGAGTGACTGCGGCGTGCCGCACGTCGTGCTGGAACGCGACCGGATCGCGCAGCGCTGGCGCACCGGACGGTGGGACTCGCTGGTCGCGAACGGGCCGGCCTGGCACGACCGGTTCCCCGGCATGGAGTTCCCCGGCCTCGCGCCCGGTGCCTTCCCCTCCAAGGAGCAGGTGGCCGACTACTTCGAGGCCTACGCGGAGAAGATCGCCGCGCCGGTGCGCACCGGCGTGGAGGTGACCGCGGTCCGCCGCCACGAGGGACGGCCCGGATTTCGCGTGGAGACCACCGACGGGCCGATCGACAGCCGGTACGTCGTCGCCGCGACCGGGCCGTTCCAGCGGCCGGTGATCCCGCCGATCGTGCCCGCGGGCGCGGGCCCCGAGCAGATCCACTCCAGCGCCTACCGGAACCCCGCGCAGCTGCCCGAGGGTGCGGTACTGGTGGTCGGCGCCGGATCGTCGGGGGTGCAGATCGCCGAGGAACTGCGCCGGTCCGGGCGGCGGGTGTACCTCTCGGTCGGCCCGCACGAACGGCCGCCGCGCAGCTACCGCGACCGGGATTTCTGCTGGTGGCTCGGCGTCCTCGGCAAGTGGGACGCGGAGACCCCGCCGGCCGGGGCGGAGCACGTCACCATCGCCGTCAGCGGTGCTCGCGGCGGCCACACTGTGGACTTCCGCGCCCTGGCCGGGCTCGGTATCGAGCTGGTCGGGATGACCGCCTCGGGTGAGGGCGGGGTTCTCCGGTTCGCACCCGACCTCGCGGACCACCTCGCCCGCGGCGACGCGAGCTACCTCGCGTTGCTCGACGAAGCCGACGCCTACGTCACGCGTAACGGGCTGGATCTCCCGGAGGAGCCCGGCGCCCGCGTGCTGGGCCCGGATCCGGCGTGTGTCACCGATCCGATCCGCGAACTCGATCTCGCCGCCGCCGGGGTCACCTCGATCGTGTGGGCGACCGGTTTCGCCGTGGACTACGGCTGGTTGCCCTCCGGTGCGCTGGACGAGCGCGGCAGGCCGGTGCACCGGCGCGGGGTGTCGGCCGAGCCCGGGGTGTATTTCCTGGGCCTGCCGTGGCTCGCGCGCCGCGGTTCGAGCTTCATCTGGGGCGTGTGGCACGACGCCAAGTTCGTCGCCGACCACATCGCGACCCAACGCGGCTACCTGCGCCACGGTGGCGTTCAGTCCGCGTAG
- a CDS encoding TetR/AcrR family transcriptional regulator — protein sequence MKAEPQQAIPDRPRRTRPRNRRALIVAAAAELFARNGYDQTGMSDLAAAVGIGPSALYRHFPGKQQLLAEVVTTGLQPIHRLAGDLDLTERATALSRLAALGLDERHLGVLWQREARHLAPGDGERVRGEIRHVGAQFTERVRAVRPELGHDGAELLAWSLLAVLTSVAFHHVELARPAHDELLAGLLAKVLDTPVPAGYRTPPSPAVPPGLLPASRREALLAQAVRMFAAHGYTEVGIEDIGAAADITGPSVYNHYGSKVELLATAFQRGAAALFTSVAAAYSAATEPAGALTALIRSYVDFGRAHHDLVGLLITEIGHLPAEQQRRGRQDQHDYLGEWVHLLRQVHPDLAPPEARIRVHAAIDVINSAVRIPHLRRNPDLPAALSTLCGGLLGV from the coding sequence GTGAAAGCCGAACCGCAGCAGGCGATACCCGACCGTCCGCGGCGTACCCGGCCGCGCAACCGGCGCGCGCTGATCGTCGCCGCGGCCGCCGAGCTGTTCGCCCGCAACGGGTACGACCAGACCGGGATGAGCGATCTCGCCGCCGCGGTCGGGATCGGGCCCTCGGCGTTGTACCGCCACTTCCCGGGCAAGCAGCAGCTGCTCGCCGAGGTCGTCACGACCGGCCTGCAGCCGATCCACCGGCTGGCCGGGGACCTGGATCTGACCGAGCGCGCCACCGCGCTGTCCCGGCTGGCCGCGCTCGGGCTCGACGAACGCCATCTCGGGGTGTTGTGGCAACGGGAGGCACGGCATCTGGCGCCCGGTGACGGGGAACGGGTGCGGGGCGAGATCCGGCACGTCGGGGCGCAGTTCACCGAGCGGGTGCGCGCGGTGCGCCCGGAACTCGGCCACGACGGCGCCGAACTGCTCGCCTGGTCTCTGCTGGCGGTGCTCACCAGCGTTGCGTTCCACCACGTCGAGCTGGCCCGCCCGGCGCACGACGAGCTGCTGGCCGGGTTGCTGGCGAAGGTGCTGGACACGCCGGTGCCGGCCGGTTACCGCACGCCGCCGTCGCCGGCCGTGCCGCCAGGCCTGCTCCCGGCCTCCCGGCGGGAAGCCCTGCTGGCCCAGGCGGTGCGGATGTTCGCCGCGCACGGCTACACCGAGGTCGGCATCGAGGACATCGGGGCCGCGGCCGACATCACCGGTCCCAGTGTCTACAACCACTACGGCAGCAAGGTGGAACTGCTCGCCACCGCCTTCCAGCGTGGTGCCGCCGCACTGTTCACCTCGGTGGCCGCGGCCTACTCCGCGGCCACCGAGCCCGCCGGTGCGCTGACCGCGCTGATCCGGTCCTATGTGGACTTCGGCCGCGCCCACCACGACCTCGTGGGGTTGCTGATCACCGAGATCGGCCATCTGCCCGCCGAACAGCAGCGGCGCGGCCGCCAGGACCAGCACGACTACCTCGGCGAATGGGTCCACCTGCTCCGCCAGGTCCACCCGGACCTCGCGCCGCCGGAGGCCCGGATCCGGGTGCACGCGGCGATCGACGTCATCAACAGCGCGGTCCGGATCCCGCACCTGCGCCGCAACCCGGACCTTCCGGCCGCGCTGAGCACGCTGTGCGGCGGCTTGCTCGGCGTGTGA
- a CDS encoding pyridoxal phosphate-dependent aminotransferase encodes MYDRLPALELPERAAARRDSGADLIPLQGVPTLPMPPHVVDAVVRAAGAVFPRQSRGSEALRSAIADQLATRYGLAVDASTELLITHGAQHGMSVALRALLSPGDEVLIPAPTYFFDAGVRMAGAVPRYVASGAEDGWALPLDRLAAAVTGATKAIIICNPNNPTGNVAGEADLVALLELAKKHDLLVFADESYEDYVHDGPGYRPQQCFRHVHDRLVTVTSFSKNLALTSWRVGYLHAPADLLEAIHHAFEWDAINVGDLSQIAAHAALTGPRDWLEPAFRTFRERRALLLESIAAAGFTAWSPSAGVFCFADFSRTGLSGDELQDALLAVGVPALTGNHFRGSGSFARVLYGGSAESLREVAGRLKLLPRA; translated from the coding sequence GTGTACGACCGTCTGCCTGCGCTCGAACTGCCGGAGCGAGCCGCTGCGCGCCGGGACTCGGGGGCCGACCTCATTCCCCTGCAAGGCGTGCCCACGCTGCCGATGCCACCGCACGTGGTCGACGCCGTGGTGCGTGCCGCGGGAGCCGTCTTCCCGAGACAGAGCCGTGGCTCGGAGGCGTTGCGGTCGGCGATCGCTGACCAGCTCGCGACGCGGTACGGGCTCGCGGTTGACGCCAGTACCGAGCTGCTGATCACGCACGGGGCGCAGCACGGGATGAGCGTTGCCCTCCGTGCGCTGCTTTCCCCGGGCGACGAGGTGCTCATCCCGGCCCCGACCTACTTCTTCGACGCCGGGGTGCGGATGGCCGGCGCCGTGCCCCGGTACGTGGCCTCCGGCGCGGAAGACGGGTGGGCTCTCCCGCTCGACCGGCTGGCCGCGGCGGTCACCGGCGCGACGAAGGCGATCATCATCTGCAACCCGAACAATCCGACCGGGAACGTGGCCGGCGAAGCGGACCTCGTCGCACTGCTCGAGCTGGCGAAGAAACACGATCTACTGGTGTTCGCGGACGAGTCCTACGAGGACTACGTCCACGACGGACCCGGTTACCGGCCGCAGCAGTGCTTCCGGCACGTGCACGACCGCCTGGTCACCGTCACCAGCTTCAGCAAGAATCTGGCACTGACGAGCTGGCGGGTCGGCTACCTGCACGCGCCGGCGGACCTGCTCGAAGCGATCCACCACGCGTTCGAATGGGACGCGATCAACGTCGGTGACCTCTCGCAGATCGCCGCCCACGCCGCGCTCACCGGTCCGCGTGACTGGCTGGAGCCGGCTTTCCGCACCTTCCGCGAGCGTCGCGCCCTGCTGCTGGAAAGCATCGCAGCGGCGGGTTTCACCGCATGGTCACCCTCGGCGGGGGTCTTCTGCTTCGCCGACTTCTCCCGGACGGGCTTGTCGGGCGACGAACTCCAGGACGCGCTGCTCGCGGTCGGTGTCCCGGCGCTGACCGGGAACCACTTCCGGGGGAGTGGATCGTTCGCCCGAGTCCTCTATGGAGGGTCGGCGGAATCCCTGCGAGAGGTGGCCGGCCGGCTGAAGCTGCTCCCACGGGCCTGA
- a CDS encoding DUF1028 domain-containing protein yields the protein MTFSIVARDGSGPAIRFGVAACSSSPAIAARVAHLRPGVGAAASQNVTDPRLGGRCLDRLAGHGDSERALAEVTAAADHVGYRQLTLLGRTGPGVAYSGSQTLGTHGSASADGVVTAGNMLATEEIPRAMVDAFTAATGELEQRLVTALRAALAAGGEEGPVHSAGVAVVSDVDWWITDLRVDWAEDPVDRLAEVLDVWLPQRDDYVTRGLDPTAAPSYGVPGDR from the coding sequence GTGACCTTTTCGATCGTCGCCCGCGACGGCTCCGGGCCCGCGATCCGGTTCGGTGTCGCAGCCTGCTCGTCCAGCCCGGCGATCGCCGCCAGGGTCGCGCACCTGCGCCCGGGCGTCGGAGCGGCGGCCTCGCAGAACGTCACCGATCCGCGGCTCGGCGGTCGCTGCCTCGACCGGCTCGCCGGGCACGGGGACTCCGAGCGGGCGCTCGCCGAGGTCACCGCCGCCGCGGACCATGTCGGCTACCGGCAGCTCACCCTGCTCGGCCGCACCGGACCCGGCGTCGCCTACAGCGGGTCACAGACCTTGGGCACGCACGGGTCTGCGTCCGCCGACGGGGTCGTCACCGCGGGCAATATGCTGGCCACCGAGGAGATCCCGAGGGCCATGGTGGACGCCTTCACCGCCGCGACCGGAGAGCTGGAACAGCGGCTCGTCACCGCGTTGCGGGCCGCGCTCGCCGCCGGCGGCGAGGAGGGGCCGGTGCACTCCGCGGGCGTCGCGGTGGTGTCCGATGTGGACTGGTGGATCACCGACCTGCGGGTGGACTGGGCCGAGGACCCCGTCGATCGGCTCGCCGAGGTGCTCGATGTGTGGCTGCCGCAGCGCGACGACTACGTCACCCGTGGCCTCGACCCCACCGCCGCGCCGTCCTACGGCGTACCGGGAGACCGGTGA
- a CDS encoding LysR substrate-binding domain-containing protein: protein MSEPSFTLVQLRYFEAAARHLSMTAAAKELVVSQSAVSTAIAQLEKEMGVQFLLRHHARGLSLTTAGEAFYKRVLDFLAHSVELVETARRSGTELVGTLTVGCFSTLAPFRLPSLLAEFETRHPRVHVSVREDEHHALTSALRGGETELALLYGYDLDDDIDRDVVGTAPPYALVSEDHRLARRKSRKTSLRDLADEPMVLLDLPHSREYLQSILSDAGVEPRVRHRTTGYETVRALVAHGHGFALLNQRPSTDTTYSGVRAVPLTLTDDVPPLDIVIASMRGARLTRRAHEFRELCRARYAD from the coding sequence ATGAGCGAGCCCTCCTTCACCCTCGTGCAGTTGCGGTACTTCGAGGCGGCGGCCCGGCACCTCAGCATGACCGCGGCCGCGAAGGAGCTGGTCGTTTCGCAGTCGGCCGTCTCGACCGCGATCGCGCAGCTGGAGAAGGAAATGGGCGTGCAGTTCCTGTTGCGCCACCACGCCCGCGGCCTCAGCCTGACGACCGCCGGGGAAGCGTTCTACAAGCGAGTGCTGGATTTTCTCGCGCACAGCGTCGAACTGGTCGAGACGGCGCGCCGATCCGGCACCGAACTGGTCGGCACGCTGACGGTGGGCTGCTTCTCCACCCTCGCCCCGTTCCGGCTGCCCAGCCTGCTGGCCGAGTTCGAAACCCGGCACCCGCGCGTGCACGTGTCGGTGCGCGAGGACGAGCACCACGCGCTCACCTCGGCGTTGCGCGGCGGGGAGACCGAGCTCGCCCTGCTGTACGGCTACGACCTCGACGACGACATCGATCGGGACGTGGTCGGCACCGCACCGCCGTACGCGCTGGTCTCCGAAGACCACCGGCTCGCGCGGCGGAAAAGCCGCAAGACGTCACTGCGGGACCTGGCCGACGAGCCGATGGTGCTGCTCGACCTGCCGCACAGCCGCGAGTACCTGCAGTCGATCCTCAGCGACGCCGGGGTGGAACCCCGCGTCCGCCACCGCACCACCGGCTACGAGACAGTACGTGCGCTCGTGGCGCACGGCCACGGTTTCGCGCTGCTCAACCAGCGCCCGTCCACCGACACCACGTACTCGGGCGTGCGGGCCGTACCGCTCACGCTCACCGACGACGTCCCGCCGCTCGACATCGTCATCGCCTCGATGCGCGGCGCCCGCCTCACCCGGCGGGCACACGAGTTCCGTGAACTGTGCCGGGCCCGCTACGCGGACTGA